A single window of Salvia splendens isolate huo1 chromosome 8, SspV2, whole genome shotgun sequence DNA harbors:
- the LOC121743250 gene encoding transcription factor GAMYB-like, whose amino-acid sequence MVYIGDRMSTESDERTKPNSVDSPSVDDVTEGNVGGNGPLKKGPWTSAEDAILVEYVTKNGEGNWNAVQKHSGLARCGKSCRLRWANHLRPDLKKGAFTAEEEHRIIELHAQMGNKWARMAAELPGRTDNEIKNYWNTRIKRRQRAGLPIYPPDICSQPLNDNLQSDDMSNLYSGNVHHPELMPSNNFDIPAVEFKNLELNRHIFMLNFPAGNLPNIPASSLLTQSLSNPYHNKSLLPTVHPSKRLCGSEPMFPGLNAPICNAFPGGNQYHFDSSMQIGKSPVFSAYDHNPATDNARTSSLPNGSHAVLNGNSSSEPSWATKLELPSLQTQMGTWGSPSPSSPLRYLESDENLIQSPPNEPMNSCNLSPQNSGLLEAVLSESETIKNSKSNSVNTPHAPTFMDDSLHTLHEMEWGAYDNQLSPLGHSSPSMFSGNSLDETFHTGTFPVKEEAINGGLLPYDDSIEARNQMIFSRPDFLLASNCFSPVKHQTNEHTVKDAIEAFYGDDLSKDCKIVDAVATPSTPSHHDHDSSAWNAMPTV is encoded by the exons ATGGTTTATATAG GAGATAGAATGTCGACTGAAAGTGATGAGAGGACGAAGCCCAACAGTGTAGATTCCCCATCTGTTGATGATGTTACTGAAGGAAATGTCGGAGGGAATGGCCCACTTAAAAAAGGTCCATGGACTTCTGCAGAAGATGCAATTTTAGTTGAATATGTTACCAAAAACGGAGAGGGTAACTGGAATGCAGTTCAGAAACACTCGGGTCTTGCCCGCTGTGGGAAAAGTTGTCGTTTGAGGTGGGCAAATCACCTCAGACCAGATCTTAAGAAAGGCGCATTTACGGCCGAGGAGGAGCATCGCATAATTGAACTCCATGCCCAGATGGGAAACAAATGGGCTCGAATGGCTGCTGAG TTGCCTGGCCGCACAGATAATGAGATTAAGAATTACTGGAACACCAGAATCAAAAGAAGACAACGTGCTGGTTTACCAATTTATCCACCTGATATCTGCTCGCAGCCATTGAATGACAACCTGCAAAGTGACGACATGAGCAATTTATACTCTGGTAACGTGCACCATCCAGAACTCATGCCAAGTAACAATTTTGACATTCCAGCTGTGGAATTTAAGAATTTGGAACTTAATCGCCATATATTCATGCTGAACTTTCCTGCTGGTAACTTGCCTAACATTCCCGCAAGTAGCCTGCTTACGCAGAGTCTAAGCAATCCGTACCATAACAAGTCCTTGCTCCCAACAGTTCATCCATCCAAGCGTCTTTGCGGGTCAGAACCGATGTTCCCTGGCTTAAATGCTCCTATATGTAATGCTTTCCCAGGTGGGAATCAATACCATTTTGATAGTTCTATGCAAATTGGGAAATCGCCGGTGTTCTCTGCATATGATCATAATCCTGCAACTGACAATGCGAGAACTTCGAGTTTACCTAATGGCAGCCATGCCGTCTTAAATGGCAACTCTTCTTCAGAGCCTTCTTGGGCAACGAAGCTGGAGctcccttcactccaaacacAGATGGGTACTTGGGGCTCACCCTCACCCTCTTCCCCGTTGCGTTACCTTGAGTCCGATGAAAATTTAATCCAGTCGCCCCCAAATGAGCCCATGAACTCTTGTAATCTTTCACCCCAAAATAGTGGTCTATTGGAAGCAGTTCTATCTGAATCAGAAACCATAAAAAACTCCAAGAGCAACAGTGTTAATACTCCACATGCACCCACTTTTATGGATGACTCATTACATACTCTCCACGAGATGGAATGGGGAGCATATGATAATCAACTCTCTCCTTTAGGTCATTCTTCCCCATCAATGTTCAGTGGGAACTCGTTGGATGAGACCTTCCATACGGGGACTTTTCCAG TTAAGGAAGAAGCAATAAACGGGGGCCTATTGCCGTATGATGATAGCATTGAGGCAAGAAACCAGATGATCTTTTCCAGACCCGATTTTTTGCTTGCCTCAAACTGCTTCAGCCCAGTTAAGCACCAAACTAATGAACACACTGTAAAAGATGCAATCGAAGCTTTTTATGGTGATGATTTGAGCAAAGACTGCAAAATAGTTGATGCAGTGGCAACTCCATCAACTCCAAGCCACCATGATCATGATTCCAGTGCTTGGAATGCCATGCCTACCGTCTAG